A single region of the Capra hircus breed San Clemente chromosome X unlocalized genomic scaffold, ASM170441v1, whole genome shotgun sequence genome encodes:
- the LOC102189201 gene encoding allergen Bos d 2 — translation MKVVFLTLLCGLVGAAQETPAEIDPSKIPGEWRTIYAAADNKDKIVEGGPLRNYYRRVECINDCESLSITFYLKDDGTCLLLTEVAKRKEGYVYVIQFDGTNTLEVIHVSENMLVTYVENYDGERITKMTEGLAKGTSFTQEELQKYQQLNSERGVPNENIENVIETDNCPP, via the exons ATGAAGGTCGTGTTCCTGACTCTCCTCTGTGGTCTGGTTGGTGCTGCCCAGGAAACTCCAGCTGAGATAGACCCCTCAAAG ATTCCAGGAGAGTGGCGTACCATTTACGCAGCTGCAGATAACAAGGACAAGATTGTGGAAGGGGGCCCGCTGAGGAATTACTATCGTCGGGTTGAATGCATCAATGACTGTGAATCTCTCTCCATTACATTTTATCTCAA GGACGATGGCACATGTCTGTTGCTCACAGAAGtggcaaagagaaaagaaggataTGTGTACGTCATACAAT TCGACGGTACCAATACTTTGGAAGTGATTCATGTGTCAGAAAACATGCTGGTAACTTATGTTGAAAATTATGATGGGGAGAGGATCACAAAAATGACTGAAGGTCTTG CCAAAGGAACCAGTTTCACTCAAGAAGAACTTCAGAAGTATCAGCAGCTGAACAGTGAAAGGGGGGTTCcaaatgaaaatatagaaaatgtcaTCGAAACAG aCAATTGTCCTCCATAA
- the LOC102186944 gene encoding allergen Bos d 2 produces MKVLLLSLVLVLVCAAQETPAEIDPSKVTGEWRTIYSAADNKEKIVEGGPLRCYNRKIECIDDCEYLSISFYVKLDGRCQFFSGVLKRQEGGVYFIEFAGANYLQIIHVSDNILVLYFENDDGEKITKLTEGCAKGTSFTQEEFQKYQQLNSERGIPNENVEHVIETDDCPP; encoded by the exons ATGAAGGTTCTGTTGCTGAGTCTCGTCCTTGTCCTGGTTTGTGCCGCCCAGGAAACTCCAGCTGAGATAGACCCCTCAAAG GTTACAGGCGAGTGGCGCACCATTTATTCGGCCGCGGATAACAAGGAGAAGATTGTGGAAGGGGGCCCGCTGAGGTGTTACAATCGCAAGATCGAATGTATTGATGACTGCGAATACCTCTCCATTTCATTTTACGTCAA ATTAGATGGGAGATGCCAGTTTTTCTCAGGAGTGCTAAAGAGACAAGAAGGAGGTGTTTACTTCATAGAAT TTGCAGGTGcaaattatttgcaaatcattCATGTATCAGACAACATCCTGgtactttattttgaaaatgatgaTGGAGAGAAGATCACAAAATTAACTGAAGGTTGCG CCAAAGGAACCAGTTTCACTCAAGAAGAATTTCAGAAGTATCAGCAGCTGAACAGTGAGAGAGGGATTCCAAATGAAAATGTAGAACATGTCATCGAAACAG ACGACTGTCCTCCATAA